The Glycine soja cultivar W05 chromosome 15, ASM419377v2, whole genome shotgun sequence region ATAAATAAAGTGCAAGTGCAAGCAAACaagacaataattttcaatctaaataATCACATATGTTGACATTTAACTCCAAATCTATCATGGTAAGAGGCAAGATACCAATAGAATTCTAAATGTGATTCTCAACTTACCTTAAAATACTGTGAGCACACTGGACATTCTTTAGGCTTGCCTTTCTCCAGCCAAAACCAGACAACATCATGCTCATCTTCTGCAGAAAAAGGGGGTTTTAACCACACAATATAATCAACTTCTGGTGTTTTTCATCAGATTAAGAAAAGGCTTGCACACAGATTCGTAAAGACAAGGAACACTTACCGCCTTCATCTCCTGGGCATCCAACTATCCTTCTGTCAAAGTAAGATTTAACAACGGCAGGTGCTTCCTatcaaccaaaacaaaaaacaaggcAAACGTATATCAAGCATACTTCAAAATGGTTATATATTACAGCATTGTgactaaagaaaattattttaaaaaagggaaaaaaggaagaatgaaataaagaaaGGAAGGCCTAGGGCATCAGATCCCTTGATATGAGAGAATGAAGAGGATTTCCCCACTTCAAATCCAAGTTGCATAGCAACAATTCTACTCATAGTTTAAGTGTGTGTTTTGTTTAAGGATAGAAGTTTGTCCAATACACTAACAATTTACCTCTATCACTCGTGGAAAGCCATAATACTTATACAAACACCCTCATGctttataagtttattttatggAATCTTTATGTTGATTGTTAATTGCTTCTAAAGAATAGATATGCTAGCAAgacaccaatatatatatatatattcccctTCACAAATCCAGTCTGAGCAATAGCTCCAGAGGATTGCTTCTACATTAAACTCACTAGGCATTGGAGCATTAATTATAGTAATTAGTAATGGTCCCAACCCGACAGACATTTTTGTCACTTTATCCTTCTGcatatttttacaatttaaatatgtaataaaaaaaaagtacgtGAATGACTTTAGGTGTAGAGATTATGCCAATTTTATACATTGTGTTGGTGCCTGTTTCCTAAAGTGTTACATTCAAATTATACTTtgttttaaacaataatgttaagacttaaaatataattgtggtCTAAAACAACGAAAGACTTGTACGCTCTTAAGTCTTGAGTAATTAGAATGTGCACAGCCATGACATGAGTAATTTTTAACAACTCGATGCAAACATTACACTGGCATATATGTATTATATAAAAAGTGATAACTCTAACCTTTGTGCCAAAAGGGCCGACGGGATGGTTTATTTCAAGAATATCCCTTCcctgaacaaaaagaaaaaaattatcaacagaCTAACATTGAAAAAATCAGGATATATATGCACAATTAATCTAGGTTTGTTTATATGATACAAAAATGGATAggattgatattattattataattatttaattgaaaaggcagaaaaaaaagaaacctcAAGATCAGCCTGAATCTCCTCACGCTCGTGGCCGGTAGCAATTGGCACGACATCTTCAACCCTCCTTTTGACGGAAGAAGCACCTGATTGGGATAACAACAacgaaatttgaattgaatttaaGAATCGTGCAATTCAATAACAACCAATCAGGGGAAATGGAGAGAAGGAAAACCTGAATGAGCGGTCACGTGGCGGGTGAGGAGAGGGGCGGCGAGTCGGGGACGAGAAGGAGAGAGTGCTGTGTGTAGGGATTTGAGGTTTGAAGAAGAGAAGAGTCTCCGCCACATGGTTTCGATTTCGATCTGAGGAGTTTCCTTAGAATTTAGATTCTCCTTTTCTTCTACTCACCGAGTAtctgtatatatatgtatgtatgtatgctcCTTGCCTTTGAAACCTCCAGGGGCCAAGGCCAAACCCAATACCCTTGCCACGTGTGCCATCCCATTGCACGTGCCCCTCAATCAAATCACTAATAAGATCTCCAACTCGGGTGTTTAAAATTAAGCAATTTTACTCAACAAATTTTTTCATCACTTTAAAATGTATTACTTAAGtgaattatttatctaaatattaaaaagaaaatatttttttcaatccaaaatttaatgttattcaaGTTAAGAATTTATTCTATCAACTttaatttcaactaatttttttgtgtaaaaaatttaaatgatgttCTAATAATCATTAATCAAATCATATTAGTTATTGTGGCCGTCACCaactgtttttaatttcttttatcaaaCTAATTCACTTATTTAAGTTTGGACAAATTCATACTTTCCTCCTCTAGGTTTTTTTTGAAGAGTCCTCTAGGTTAAGCTTAGGTCTTTCCTTTAACTTGTTTTTGATTTCATGGTTACGAGCAAAGTTTTATGAATTGTAGATCAATCACACGATAGGATGGTTGCTTCTTAAAAAGGAGTAttgtcttcatttttcttttaaaaaattcgcAAGTATCTTTTTAGAGTTTTtagtctataaaaaaaaacattacattcTCATAATTTTGTAGGTCCATGATGTAAATATTATATTCATCCAACGGTTAATCTTCGTTTTGAGTATTCTGTTGTTAACTTTTAATCTTAACCTAGGTGCTAATATCATAATAATTGAAGGAACTCCCAATCATCACTGCCATTTGATTTGATGGAAAAATAGATACATAAATATGAAACTTGGAAAAGTCGCTCAACAATACTCAAATACTGTAGTATACATGCTCAACTACACGAATCAAGCACATGTGTTTTGATTGTATTAGGTGTGGAATCTCATCATCAAGCAAGTGTAGGATAACGAACACCAAGCAATTTTACATCATCTATGACGGGTCCACAAAGCGAACCAGAGTTATCACTCTTCATGGTGTAAAATGTGCTTAGGAACCTAAGGCGAGTACGTGTTGAGACGGCCTTGAACCGAAGCTTGCCTCTGACAAACCCTCCTTTACCCTTAGATTGATATGGAACTTGGACGGTGTTCGTGCCAGCAAATGCTTCTACCATCATGGAACTTTCACATGCATTGTTGGCATCACCCACGGCGAAAGTGAGGTCATAAGTCTTGCCAATTGTAGTAATCACTACCTGTGCAAGGGCACTTTCTTTCCCTGCAACAAGTTCAATAGCTCTTTTTCCCTCAGGCACAGCAAAGTGATCAGAATCAATGTATTTCACCGCCTTAAGAGACTCAACAATCCATCCTGGCAAAGGACCGTGAGAATCCTCTATATGCGGTGGGATCAAAGCCCCCCAAGACGAGTTGGGAAATATATATGGACCTTCTTCGAAAttgccatttttcaacaaattggCTGCACCACATTAAAAACccagttttaaaattttgttgtgtAATGCAAATGTACACACAATTggttaaagagagaaaaagttaTGCTTtctgtgaaaaaaaatttacttaatcatttaatcaaacatattatttatcataaattcattaagtaattatcttaatataattcaaataataatttataattcgataataatataaaactgtTTTATACTCTTACTCTAGACATTAAACCCATGCCGATTAGGACTATGCATGCTAAAAAGTTAGGAGTATTGACCTCTTGTTCTTTTGGGTGGGTACAAAACCTTGAGGGCAACGGAATCAATGAGGGGACCACAAGCTGGATCCTCTTCTTTGCCAGGGTTATGGATGACAATTTGAGCTTCTGGGAAATCTGCTCGGAAGCCACAAGTGAAAGACTCCCAGCCATTGCTACCATACATAGTCTGAATGGGGATGATGCCCcagtccctcttctcagtggTTGGAACCACTGACACGTTGAGCTTCTCCTCTTGTGCACAGGTTCGAGCGGCACTGAAGGTGATGGAGTAGAAGGACCCCTTAATCAGCTTCAGCTTCTGCTTAATGGAAGCTTCATTGCCAAGTCTAACTGCATAGTCACCCTCAGGCACAACTAGTAACATGTCACCCTGTTTTTGTCCTGATTTTATGTATTCAACGAACCCCGAAATCGTCCAATTCGGAATGGCATCGTGGCCAGTCACTACGGACCCTTTCAATTGTGATGGCTTTGGGCCCTGCTCGAAGTTCCCATTTGGCAACAACCCTGAAATTCACAAACACTTGCTATGTCactagaaaaataaatcaagtgGTTTCCTTTTTTAAGAGAAACCTTTTCGTCATGTTCCATGTGACAAGAAACATGCTAATGCAGGCTCTGAGCACATGAAAATATGTGTAAGCCATGTGAAGAGATTTACTGGCTCTCTTGTAGATCCCCACCCGTTGtcggtatatattttttaatggatatcaatgatattttttttttcaattatcttTACAATTACTTCAATTCTAAGATTATGCGtagaaagaaacataaaaatagtAACGCAATTGTGAATCTTGTGCTAGAATTTTTccttatacaaaattttaatgccaaaaaaaaagatttgttaTGTAAGTGagaaacattttctttttcataataaGATTTTACACGTGTATACCACTATTTTAAGACATAAGTTAAtgatacaaagaaaaaaaaactcattgtgGAAATTTTctatcatattaaaaataaaagttatttaatatatatttttcaagtaattaaaatatttaattgatagGAGATATTAGAAATTCCTATATTAATTCATAGGACCCATAGAATTGTTGGTTTGGCAAGTGATAAGT contains the following coding sequences:
- the LOC114386877 gene encoding cytochrome c oxidase subunit 5b-2, mitochondrial-like, whose translation is MWRRLFSSSNLKSLHTALSPSRPRLAAPLLTRHVTAHSGASSVKRRVEDVVPIATGHEREEIQADLEGRDILEINHPVGPFGTKEAPAVVKSYFDRRIVGCPGDEGEDEHDVVWFWLEKGKPKECPVCSQYFKLEVVGPGGDPYGHGDHDHH
- the LOC114386689 gene encoding uncharacterized protein LOC114386689, producing MQSLKLQLVLFLSISTSHAVFSFTDGLLPNGNFEQGPKPSQLKGSVVTGHDAIPNWTISGFVEYIKSGQKQGDMLLVVPEGDYAVRLGNEASIKQKLKLIKGSFYSITFSAARTCAQEEKLNVSVVPTTEKRDWGIIPIQTMYGSNGWESFTCGFRADFPEAQIVIHNPGKEEDPACGPLIDSVALKVLYPPKRTRANLLKNGNFEEGPYIFPNSSWGALIPPHIEDSHGPLPGWIVESLKAVKYIDSDHFAVPEGKRAIELVAGKESALAQVVITTIGKTYDLTFAVGDANNACESSMMVEAFAGTNTVQVPYQSKGKGGFVRGKLRFKAVSTRTRLRFLSTFYTMKSDNSGSLCGPVIDDVKLLGVRYPTLA